A single window of Acanthopagrus latus isolate v.2019 chromosome 1, fAcaLat1.1, whole genome shotgun sequence DNA harbors:
- the LOC119027005 gene encoding lysozyme g-like isoform X2 produces MGVETTGASAETAKSDGLGYTGVKASHKMAETDAGRMEKYKSKIKSVGGKYGIDPAIIAGIISRESRAGNQLKDGWGDGGNAWGLMQVDVNPQGGGHTKRGAWDSEEHLCQGTEILVDFIKQVTKKLPSWTKEQQLKGGIAAYNFGVKNVRTVANVDVGTHHGDYSNDVVARAQWYKTNRGY; encoded by the exons ATGGGTGTTGAAACTACTGGTGCCTCAGCAGAAACAGCTAAGTCGGACGGGCTGGGATACACAG GAGTGAAGGCATCACACAAGATGGCAGAGACTGACGCCGGCAGAATGGAGAAGTACAAGTCTAAAATCAAAAGTGTGGGAGGTAAATATGGAATCGATCCAGCTATCATCGCTGGCATCATCTCCAGAGAGTCCAGGGCTGGAAATCAACTAAAGGATGGCTGGGGAGATGGGGGTAACGCCTGGGGACTGATGCAG GTTGACGTGAATCCACAAGGAGGTGGACACACTAAACGGGGTGCATGGGACAGTGAGGAACACCTCTGCCAAGGCACAGAGATCTTGGTTGATTTTATCAAACAGGTCACCAAAAAGTTACCTAGCTGGAccaaggagcagcagctgaaag GAGGAATAGCAGCCTACAATTTTGGGGTTAAAAACGTCCGCACCGTTGCAAATGTTGATGTTGGCACACACCATGGAGACTACTCCAACGATGTTGTTGCCAGAGCTCAGTGGTACAAAACCAATAGGGGCTACTAA
- the LOC119026994 gene encoding lysozyme g-like, whose amino-acid sequence MSYGNIMGVETTGASAETAKSDGLGYTGVKASHKMAETDAGRMEKYKSKIKSVGGKYGIDPAIIAGIISRESRAGNQLKDGWGDGGNAWGLMQVDVNPQGGGHTKRGAWDSEEHLCQGTEILVDFIKQVTKKLPSWTKEQQLKGGIAAYNFGVKNVRTVANVDVGTSHGDYSNDVVARAQWYKSNRGY is encoded by the exons ATGA GTTACGGAAACATCATGGGTGTTGAAACTACTGGTGCCTCAGCAGAAACAGCTAAGTCGGACGGGCTGGGATACACAG GAGTGAAGGCATCACACAAGATGGCAGAGACTGACGCCGGCAGAATGGAGAAGTACAAGTCTAAAATCAAAAGTGTGGGAGGTAAATATGGAATCGATCCAGCTATCATCGCTGGCATCATCTCCAGAGAGTCCAGGGCTGGAAATCAACTAAAGGATGGCTGGGGAGATGGGGGTAACGCCTGGGGACTGATGCAG GTTGACGTGAATCCACAAGGAGGTGGACACACTAAACGGGGTGCATGGGACAGTGAGGAACACCTCTGCCAAGGCACCGAGATCTTGGTTGATTTTATCAAACAGGTCACCAAAAAGTTACCTAGCTGGAccaaggagcagcagctgaaag GAGGAATAGCAGCCTACAATTTTGGGGTTAAAAACGTCCGCACCGTTGCAAATGTTGATGTTGGCACAAGCCATGGAGACTACTCCAACGATGTTGTTGCCAGAGCTCAGTGGTACAAAAGCAATAGGGGCTACTAA
- the LOC119027016 gene encoding lysozyme g-like, producing MGYGNIMGVETTGASWQTSQQDRLGYSGVKASQRMAEIDADRMEKYRSIINRVGGKYDIDPALIAAIISRESRAGNQLKDGWGDGGNAWGLMQVDVNPQGGGHTKRGAWDSEEHLCQGTEILVYFIGRIGSKFSGWNTEQKLKGGIAAYNMGDGNVDSYENVDGSTTGGDYSNDVVARAQWYKTNKGY from the exons GTTACGGAAACATCATGGGTGTTGAAACCACTGGTGCCTCATGGCAAACATCGCAGCAGGACAGACTGGGATACTCAG GAGTGAAGGCATCACAAAGGATGGCTGAGATTGATGCCGACAGAATGGAGAAGTACAGGTCTATAATCAACAGAGTGGGAGGTAAATATGATATCGATCCAGCTCTCATCGCTGCCATCATCTCCAGAGAGTCCAGGGCTGGAAATCAACTAAAGGATGGCTGGGGAGATGGGGGTAACGCCTGGGGACTGATGCAG GTTGACGTGAATCCACAAGGAGGTGGACACACTAAACGGGGTGCATGGGACAGTGAGGAACACCTCTGCCAAGGCACCGAGATCTTGGTTTATTTCATTGGACGGATCGGCAGCAAATTTTCTGGCTGGAACACGGAGCAGAAGCTGAAAG GAGGGATAGCAGCCTACAATATGGGGGATGGAAACGTCGATTCCTATGAAAATGTTGATGGCAGCACAACAGGTGGAGACTACTCCAACGATGTGGTTGCCAGAGCTCAGTGGTACAAAACCAATAAGGGCTATTAA
- the LOC119027005 gene encoding lysozyme g-like isoform X1, translated as MSYGNIMGVETTGASAETAKSDGLGYTGVKASHKMAETDAGRMEKYKSKIKSVGGKYGIDPAIIAGIISRESRAGNQLKDGWGDGGNAWGLMQVDVNPQGGGHTKRGAWDSEEHLCQGTEILVDFIKQVTKKLPSWTKEQQLKGGIAAYNFGVKNVRTVANVDVGTHHGDYSNDVVARAQWYKTNRGY; from the exons ATGA GTTACGGAAACATCATGGGTGTTGAAACTACTGGTGCCTCAGCAGAAACAGCTAAGTCGGACGGGCTGGGATACACAG GAGTGAAGGCATCACACAAGATGGCAGAGACTGACGCCGGCAGAATGGAGAAGTACAAGTCTAAAATCAAAAGTGTGGGAGGTAAATATGGAATCGATCCAGCTATCATCGCTGGCATCATCTCCAGAGAGTCCAGGGCTGGAAATCAACTAAAGGATGGCTGGGGAGATGGGGGTAACGCCTGGGGACTGATGCAG GTTGACGTGAATCCACAAGGAGGTGGACACACTAAACGGGGTGCATGGGACAGTGAGGAACACCTCTGCCAAGGCACAGAGATCTTGGTTGATTTTATCAAACAGGTCACCAAAAAGTTACCTAGCTGGAccaaggagcagcagctgaaag GAGGAATAGCAGCCTACAATTTTGGGGTTAAAAACGTCCGCACCGTTGCAAATGTTGATGTTGGCACACACCATGGAGACTACTCCAACGATGTTGTTGCCAGAGCTCAGTGGTACAAAACCAATAGGGGCTACTAA